A stretch of Anolis sagrei isolate rAnoSag1 chromosome X, rAnoSag1.mat, whole genome shotgun sequence DNA encodes these proteins:
- the KXD1 gene encoding kxDL motif-containing protein 1 encodes MEPSASGVFCSRVLSMVNSEDVNAIILAQKNMLDRFEKTNEMLLNFNNLSGIRMQQMNERFLHHTRTLVEMKKDLDSIFRRIRMLKGKLAKQYPDAFSNIHESPILDDDDFTPVPKSTATTIATSEQSTESCDTSPDIISPATSHDFEDLSQGPYDSLAVNGQSITDDDNETD; translated from the exons ATGGAGCCCTCTGCCTCGGGTGTCTTCTGCAGCCGGGTGCTCAGCATGGTCAACTCGGAGGACGTCAACGCCATCATCCTGGCACAGAAAAACAT GCTCGACCGCTTTGAGAAAACCAATGAGATGCTGCTCAACTTCAACAACCTCTCTGGCATTCGCATGCAGCAGATGAACGAACGCTTCCTGCACCACACCCGGACACTGGTGGAAATGAAGAAGGACCTGGATAGCATCTTCCGGAGAATCAG GATGCTGAAAGGGAAGCTAGCCAAGCAGTATCCGGATGCATTTAGCA ATATTCATGAATCTCCCATCCTGGACGACGACGACTTCACCCCGGTCCCCAAAAGCACCGCCACAACCATTGCTACCTCGGAGCAGAGCACGGAGTCCTGCGACACAAGTCCGGACATCATCTCTCCTGCCACCAGTCATGACTTCGAAGACCTGTCCCAGGGCCCTTACGACTCTCTGGCTGTCAATGGCCAGAGCATCACGGACGACGACAATGAGACAGACTAG